One region of Enterobacter ludwigii genomic DNA includes:
- a CDS encoding sugar transporter, producing the protein MTTNTVSRRVAWLRVVTLAIAAFIFNTTEFVPVGLLSDIAESFQMETAQVGIMLTIYAWVVALMSLPFMLMTSQMERRKLLIGLFALFIASHVLSFMAWSFTVLVISRVGIAFAHAVFWSITASLAIRLAPAGKRAQALSLIATGTALAMVLGLPIGRIVGQYFGWRTTFFAIGMGALITLVCLIKLLPTLPSEHSGSLKSLPLLMRRPALLSIYLLTVIVVTAHYTAYSYIEPFVQVVAGFSANFATVLLLILGGAGIIGSILFGKLGNQHASTLVSSAIGLLLACLLLLMPAAGSENHLAILSLFWGVAIMIIGLGMQVKVLALAPDATDVAMSLFSGIFNLGIGAGALVGNQISLHVSMSAIGYLGAIPALVALIWSVLIFRKWPVALEEHRQHG; encoded by the coding sequence ATGACAACGAACACAGTTTCCCGCAGAGTTGCGTGGCTACGGGTGGTCACGCTGGCTATTGCCGCATTTATTTTTAACACCACAGAATTTGTTCCGGTTGGGCTGTTGTCTGATATCGCGGAAAGTTTCCAGATGGAAACGGCGCAGGTGGGCATTATGTTGACCATCTACGCCTGGGTGGTGGCGCTGATGTCCCTGCCGTTTATGCTCATGACCAGCCAGATGGAGCGGCGTAAGCTGTTAATCGGTCTGTTTGCGTTGTTTATTGCCAGTCACGTTTTGTCGTTTATGGCGTGGAGCTTTACCGTGCTGGTCATTAGCCGCGTCGGTATTGCCTTTGCCCACGCTGTGTTCTGGTCAATTACTGCGTCTCTGGCTATACGGCTGGCACCGGCCGGTAAACGAGCCCAGGCGCTGAGCCTGATTGCCACCGGTACGGCGCTGGCGATGGTATTGGGTCTGCCTATTGGCCGAATCGTAGGGCAATACTTCGGCTGGCGTACCACCTTCTTCGCCATCGGCATGGGGGCACTGATCACACTGGTTTGCCTGATCAAACTGCTGCCGACGCTGCCAAGCGAACATTCTGGCTCGCTGAAAAGCCTGCCGCTGCTGATGCGTCGCCCGGCGTTACTGAGTATCTACCTGCTTACCGTCATTGTGGTGACAGCGCATTACACGGCGTATAGCTACATTGAGCCGTTTGTACAGGTTGTGGCGGGCTTTAGCGCCAACTTTGCCACGGTATTACTGTTGATCCTCGGTGGAGCGGGCATTATTGGCAGCATTCTGTTTGGTAAGCTGGGTAACCAGCATGCCTCCACTCTGGTGAGTAGTGCCATTGGCCTGCTGCTGGCCTGCCTGCTGTTACTGATGCCCGCGGCGGGAAGTGAAAACCATCTGGCGATCCTCAGCCTGTTCTGGGGGGTGGCGATCATGATTATTGGTCTGGGCATGCAGGTGAAAGTCCTGGCCCTGGCACCCGATGCGACGGACGTCGCCATGTCACTGTTCTCGGGGATTTTTAATCTGGGAATTGGCGCGGGCGCGCTGGTGGGAAATCAAATTAGCCTGCATGTGTCGATGTCGGCGATCGGCTATCTGGGAGCCATCCCTGCGCTGGTAGCGCTGATCTGGTCAGTGCTGATCTTCCGTAAATGGCCGGTGGCGCTTGAAGAACACAGGCAGCACGGGTGA
- a CDS encoding PhzF family phenazine biosynthesis protein, whose protein sequence is MQEIDFYLVDAFSDKTFGGNPAAVCPLKTWLPDETLLRMAQEHNQSETAFFVCSKGGIELRWFTTLTEVNLCGHATLAAAYVLFTELDYPDSRIHFDTASGRLTVSREGDWMTLDFPACPTHEETPPPEMLSALGISRYVEARKGRAWLIMLDDRQQVEALAPDISAMTPGEHKVTVTARGDGEYDFVSRFFSPGVSVPEDPVTGSAHTMLIPYWSEKLRKTTMLARQVSARGGDVRCELKDSRVLMSGQAALYLKGTVFLR, encoded by the coding sequence ATGCAGGAGATTGATTTTTATCTGGTTGATGCCTTCAGTGACAAAACCTTTGGCGGCAATCCGGCAGCGGTTTGCCCGTTGAAGACATGGTTACCCGATGAGACCTTGCTGAGAATGGCGCAAGAGCATAATCAGTCGGAGACGGCTTTTTTCGTCTGCAGTAAAGGGGGGATTGAGCTACGCTGGTTTACCACCCTTACGGAAGTGAATCTCTGTGGTCACGCCACGCTGGCGGCGGCGTATGTCCTGTTTACCGAACTGGATTATCCCGACTCGCGGATCCACTTTGATACCGCATCTGGCCGCCTGACGGTAAGCCGCGAAGGTGACTGGATGACACTGGATTTCCCGGCATGCCCAACTCATGAAGAGACGCCCCCGCCGGAGATGCTCTCGGCCCTGGGCATCAGCCGCTACGTAGAAGCCCGTAAAGGCCGGGCCTGGCTCATCATGCTGGACGATCGCCAGCAGGTCGAAGCGCTCGCGCCAGACATCTCCGCGATGACGCCAGGCGAACATAAAGTGACGGTAACGGCACGGGGAGACGGTGAATATGATTTTGTCAGCCGCTTCTTCTCGCCGGGGGTGTCCGTCCCGGAAGATCCGGTTACTGGCTCTGCACATACGATGCTCATTCCTTACTGGAGTGAAAAACTGCGTAAAACGACGATGCTTGCTCGTCAGGTTTCCGCACGCGGCGGGGATGTCCGCTGCGAGTTGAAAGACTCACGTGTGCTGATGAGCGGCCAGGCAGCACTTTATTTAAAAGGCACAGTTTTTCTGCGCTGA
- a CDS encoding PhzF family phenazine biosynthesis protein, translating into MQEIEFYLVDAFSDKTFGGNAAAVCPLEEWLPDETLLKMAQQHNQSETAFFVRTDDGFELRWFTTLDEINLCGHATLAASHVIFEYLDYPHTEITFTTRFVGELTVKRSGDWLTLNFPAWSTEGVDNPPAVLFGALGITEAKEVRVGRDYMVVLESQQAVEALTPDIAAMLPLDKMVCVTAPGDEYDFVSRFFCPGEGVPEDPVTGSAHSMLIPYWSEKLGKTSLNARQVSYRGGDLRCELKGDRVLIGGQATLYLKGRIYLR; encoded by the coding sequence ATGCAGGAAATTGAATTTTATCTGGTGGATGCCTTTAGTGACAAAACGTTTGGCGGCAATGCGGCAGCAGTGTGTCCTCTGGAAGAGTGGTTGCCGGACGAGACGCTGCTCAAAATGGCGCAGCAGCATAACCAGTCTGAGACAGCTTTTTTTGTACGAACCGACGACGGGTTTGAGCTGCGCTGGTTTACCACGCTGGATGAAATTAACCTGTGCGGCCATGCCACGCTGGCGGCATCACACGTTATTTTCGAATACCTTGATTACCCTCATACCGAAATCACCTTCACCACGCGCTTTGTCGGCGAACTGACGGTAAAACGCAGCGGCGACTGGCTGACCCTGAATTTCCCTGCGTGGTCAACGGAGGGGGTCGATAACCCACCTGCGGTGCTGTTTGGCGCGCTGGGCATCACAGAGGCGAAAGAGGTGCGCGTTGGTCGAGATTACATGGTGGTGCTGGAGAGCCAGCAGGCGGTGGAAGCACTAACGCCGGACATCGCGGCGATGCTCCCGCTGGATAAAATGGTTTGCGTGACGGCGCCGGGTGATGAGTACGATTTCGTCAGTCGCTTCTTCTGCCCGGGTGAAGGGGTGCCGGAAGATCCGGTCACAGGATCCGCCCACAGCATGCTGATCCCATACTGGAGCGAGAAGTTGGGTAAAACCTCACTGAATGCCCGCCAGGTGTCGTATCGCGGCGGGGATCTGCGCTGCGAACTGAAGGGTGACCGGGTGTTAATTGGCGGCCAGGCGACCTTGTATCTGAAAGGGCGTATCTATTTACGCTAA
- a CDS encoding GNAT family N-acetyltransferase: protein MYSITSESARHPDILKLIAALDRYQSELYPAESNHLLDLTALPESSLILMIIRDQQLQAVGCGAVVLNGDETGEMKRVYIDPAHRGQHLGETLLAALEDEALSRHCHTVRLETGIKQRAAVRLYEQCGYEMRPAFAPYVDDPLSLFMEKALVVDVRLAAL, encoded by the coding sequence ATGTATTCCATTACCTCTGAGTCTGCCCGTCACCCGGATATCCTCAAACTGATTGCGGCGCTTGACCGCTATCAGAGCGAACTCTATCCCGCCGAAAGTAACCATCTGCTTGATCTGACTGCGCTACCAGAGTCATCGTTAATTTTGATGATCATTCGCGACCAGCAGCTCCAGGCTGTCGGGTGTGGAGCGGTCGTTCTCAACGGTGACGAAACGGGGGAGATGAAGCGGGTCTATATCGACCCGGCCCATCGGGGCCAACATCTTGGAGAGACGCTGCTGGCCGCACTGGAGGACGAAGCCCTCAGCCGACATTGCCACACGGTACGGCTGGAGACGGGCATCAAACAGCGCGCTGCGGTTCGGCTTTACGAACAGTGCGGGTACGAAATGCGCCCGGCGTTTGCGCCGTACGTTGACGATCCCCTCAGCCTGTTTATGGAGAAGGCACTGGTTGTGGACGTTCGTTTAGCTGCGCTATAA
- a CDS encoding LysR family transcriptional regulator: protein MDLTQLEMFNAVAQTGSITQAAQKVHRVPSNLTTRIRQLEADLGVELFIRENQRLRLSPAGHNFLRYSKQILALVDEARMVVAGDEPQGLFALGALESTAAVRIPETLAQFNQRYPRIQFALSTGPSGTMIDGVLEGTLSAAFVDGPLSHPELEGMSVYREEMMLVTPAGHAEVKRATQVSGSDVYAFRANCSYRRHLESWFHADRATPGRIHEMESYHGMLACVIAGAGIALMPRSMLESMPGHHQVEAWPLAENWRWLTTWLVWRRGAMTRQLEAFIAQLNERPQPVPSP from the coding sequence ATGGATTTAACCCAGCTTGAAATGTTTAACGCCGTCGCACAGACGGGCAGTATCACCCAGGCGGCGCAGAAGGTGCATCGCGTGCCGTCTAACCTGACGACCCGCATCCGCCAGCTGGAAGCTGACCTTGGCGTTGAGTTGTTTATTCGTGAGAACCAGCGTTTGCGTTTATCCCCTGCCGGGCATAACTTCCTGCGCTACAGCAAGCAGATCCTGGCGCTGGTGGATGAAGCGCGCATGGTCGTCGCGGGAGATGAACCCCAGGGGTTATTTGCCCTCGGGGCGCTGGAAAGTACCGCTGCGGTACGCATCCCTGAGACGCTGGCGCAGTTTAACCAGCGCTACCCGCGTATCCAGTTTGCCCTTTCTACCGGGCCATCCGGGACGATGATTGATGGCGTACTCGAGGGAACCTTAAGCGCCGCCTTTGTCGACGGGCCACTTTCGCACCCGGAACTGGAGGGAATGTCCGTCTACCGCGAAGAAATGATGCTGGTCACCCCCGCCGGACATGCGGAGGTCAAACGTGCCACGCAGGTGAGCGGTAGCGACGTCTACGCTTTTCGCGCGAACTGTTCGTACCGTCGACACCTGGAAAGCTGGTTTCATGCGGACAGAGCCACGCCCGGGCGCATTCACGAGATGGAGTCCTATCACGGTATGCTCGCCTGTGTTATCGCGGGTGCGGGTATTGCGCTGATGCCCCGTTCAATGCTGGAAAGCATGCCGGGGCATCATCAGGTTGAGGCGTGGCCGCTGGCGGAAAACTGGCGCTGGCTGACCACCTGGCTGGTGTGGCGCCGCGGGGCAATGACTCGCCAGCTGGAGGCCTTTATAGCGCAGCTAAACGAACGTCCACAACCAGTGCCTTCTCCATAA
- the sad gene encoding succinate-semialdehyde dehydrogenase yields MTYSPATHALSVNPTTGETLAAWPWATQEEVEHAISLSDAGFRQWRRESVSHRAQKLRDLGAALRNRAEEMAQTISREMGKPILQARAEVAKSAGLCDWYAEHGPAMLHAEPTLVENQKAVIEYRPMGPVLAVMPWNFPLWQVLRGAVPILLAGNSYLLKHAPNVLGSADLIAQIFADAGFPEGVFGWVNATNDGVSQVINDRRIAAITVTGSVRAGAAIGAQAGAALKKCVLELGGSDPFIVLNDADLDLAVKAAVAGRYQNTGQVCAAAKRFIVEEGIADTFTQRFVDAVSALKMGAPDREENYIGPMARFDLRDELHQQVQATLAEGATLLLGGEKISGEGNYYAPTVFGNVTPEMTAFRQELFGPVAAITVAKDAEHALTLANDSDFGLSATVFTADAALADKFSRELECGGVFINGYSASDARVAFGGVKKSGFGRELSHFGLHEFCNVQTVWKDRV; encoded by the coding sequence ATGACTTATTCACCTGCAACACATGCCCTCTCTGTGAACCCGACGACGGGGGAAACGCTCGCAGCCTGGCCGTGGGCAACCCAGGAGGAGGTTGAACACGCGATTTCACTGTCTGACGCGGGTTTTCGTCAGTGGCGACGCGAAAGCGTTTCACACCGTGCGCAGAAACTACGCGATCTCGGCGCAGCGCTGCGCAACCGTGCGGAAGAGATGGCGCAGACGATCTCCCGGGAAATGGGAAAACCCATTCTGCAGGCGCGGGCGGAAGTGGCAAAATCCGCCGGTCTGTGCGACTGGTATGCTGAGCATGGCCCGGCGATGCTGCACGCGGAGCCCACGCTGGTGGAAAACCAGAAGGCGGTGATTGAGTACCGACCAATGGGACCGGTTCTCGCGGTGATGCCGTGGAACTTCCCGCTCTGGCAGGTGCTGCGCGGTGCGGTACCGATCCTGCTCGCCGGGAACAGCTATCTGCTTAAGCATGCGCCAAACGTCCTCGGTTCAGCCGATCTTATTGCGCAGATTTTTGCAGACGCAGGGTTTCCTGAAGGCGTTTTTGGTTGGGTGAATGCCACTAATGATGGCGTGAGCCAGGTGATTAACGATCGTCGTATCGCGGCAATTACCGTAACCGGCAGCGTGCGTGCCGGTGCGGCGATTGGCGCCCAGGCCGGGGCGGCGCTGAAAAAATGCGTGCTTGAGCTGGGTGGTTCCGATCCGTTTATTGTTCTCAACGATGCCGACCTCGATCTTGCCGTGAAGGCGGCGGTAGCGGGTCGCTACCAGAACACTGGACAAGTGTGTGCAGCAGCAAAACGCTTCATTGTGGAAGAGGGTATTGCGGATACCTTTACTCAACGTTTTGTCGATGCGGTTTCTGCGCTGAAGATGGGTGCTCCGGATCGGGAAGAGAACTATATTGGCCCGATGGCGCGTTTTGACCTGCGCGATGAACTGCATCAGCAGGTGCAGGCCACGCTGGCTGAAGGGGCAACGTTGCTGCTGGGCGGGGAGAAAATCAGCGGTGAGGGCAATTATTATGCCCCGACCGTATTCGGCAATGTGACGCCTGAGATGACGGCCTTCCGCCAGGAGCTGTTTGGTCCGGTTGCGGCCATTACGGTTGCGAAAGACGCGGAGCACGCTCTGACGCTTGCCAATGACAGCGACTTTGGTCTGTCAGCAACCGTCTTTACCGCTGACGCAGCGCTTGCGGATAAATTCTCGCGCGAGCTGGAGTGCGGCGGCGTGTTTATCAACGGCTATAGCGCCAGCGACGCGCGCGTGGCCTTTGGTGGCGTGAAGAAGAGTGGATTTGGCCGCGAGCTTTCCCACTTTGGGCTGCACGAGTTCTGCAACGTGCAGACGGTGTGGAAGGATCGCGTGTAA
- a CDS encoding methyl-accepting chemotaxis protein, whose protein sequence is MNLTQIFRRIAQRVIPRHFGLLTGIFCIIGLFSALQLSSSFLLNASLNEAQRNEQQNLLAYQQQSKLDLARVSLLAASDLLNRSGVWFMQDKETGSDGSWHSLMDDAQKALTVSQQAWKAWLALNPPKDEALTNSYQLFYGAIKEQAEGLVKTNTIDAFFAVPAQAFQTDFNDNYARYQQASEQQAVQGRQTLMAQLSGLQTLFLFAPVLLLAIAIAVWFGMSRWVITPLRRLIAHITRLAAGDLSGTPPGVMRFNREIGQLSDSIATMQQGLQQLVSEVSNATTSMVENVGALAQGNQKLYQQSARQAKELEDVTAHIAALETHVEGNTGYARLASSRADEARQAVVGGDRMMSAVNASMQAIVDRSSEMRGIVAMIDSVAFQTNILALNAAIEAAHAGNQGRGFAVVAREVGLLARKSSHSTQTIQELINRSLQGIEDGSRAVNLMEENLQQVTGLVGNLSSLLNEISAATLSQGESIHRMTSQLQALNQVSRQTDLLVSDASDSSVRLQKQSDLLLQAVSRFRLSA, encoded by the coding sequence ATGAACCTAACGCAAATTTTCCGCCGTATTGCGCAGCGTGTTATCCCTCGTCACTTTGGCCTGCTGACGGGTATTTTTTGTATTATTGGCCTTTTCTCCGCGCTGCAGCTCTCCTCTTCATTTTTGCTTAACGCCTCACTGAACGAAGCCCAACGCAACGAGCAGCAAAATCTGCTGGCGTATCAGCAACAGAGTAAGCTGGATCTGGCCCGCGTTTCCCTGCTGGCAGCAAGCGATCTGCTTAACCGGTCCGGCGTCTGGTTTATGCAGGATAAAGAGACCGGCTCCGACGGAAGCTGGCATAGCCTGATGGATGACGCGCAAAAGGCGCTGACGGTTTCTCAGCAGGCATGGAAGGCCTGGCTGGCGCTCAATCCGCCGAAAGATGAAGCCCTGACGAACAGCTATCAGCTGTTCTACGGCGCGATCAAAGAGCAGGCGGAAGGTCTGGTCAAAACCAACACTATCGACGCGTTTTTTGCCGTACCGGCTCAGGCTTTTCAGACAGACTTTAACGACAATTACGCGCGCTACCAGCAAGCCAGCGAGCAGCAGGCTGTGCAGGGCCGCCAGACGTTGATGGCGCAGCTTTCCGGTCTGCAAACGTTGTTCCTGTTTGCTCCGGTTTTGTTACTCGCCATCGCTATTGCCGTCTGGTTCGGCATGTCCCGATGGGTGATTACGCCGTTGCGTCGGTTGATTGCGCATATCACCCGACTGGCTGCGGGAGATCTCTCCGGCACCCCGCCCGGTGTCATGCGTTTCAACCGGGAAATAGGGCAGCTCAGCGACAGTATTGCCACCATGCAGCAGGGTTTGCAGCAGCTGGTGTCTGAGGTCAGCAATGCGACCACCTCTATGGTTGAGAACGTTGGTGCCCTGGCACAGGGCAACCAGAAGCTGTATCAGCAGTCGGCACGTCAGGCGAAAGAGCTTGAGGACGTGACGGCGCATATTGCGGCACTGGAAACGCATGTAGAAGGGAACACCGGTTACGCCAGACTCGCCAGCTCGCGGGCTGATGAAGCGCGCCAGGCGGTAGTTGGCGGAGATCGGATGATGTCTGCCGTTAATGCCTCTATGCAGGCGATCGTCGACCGATCCTCAGAGATGCGCGGGATCGTGGCAATGATCGACAGCGTGGCGTTTCAGACTAATATCCTGGCGCTGAATGCCGCCATCGAGGCTGCCCATGCCGGGAACCAGGGGCGGGGGTTCGCCGTTGTCGCCAGGGAAGTCGGACTGCTGGCCAGAAAGAGTAGCCACTCGACCCAGACTATCCAGGAACTTATCAATCGCTCTTTGCAGGGTATTGAAGACGGTTCTCGCGCCGTTAACCTGATGGAGGAGAACTTGCAGCAGGTCACCGGTCTGGTGGGGAATTTAAGTAGTTTGCTGAATGAGATCTCAGCCGCCACGCTCAGTCAGGGAGAGAGTATTCATCGGATGACGAGCCAGCTGCAGGCGCTTAATCAGGTCTCCCGTCAGACGGATTTACTGGTCTCTGACGCCTCGGATTCCTCAGTACGGCTGCAAAAGCAATCCGATCTTTTATTGCAGGCGGTTTCGCGTTTTCGTCTTAGCGCCTGA
- the glsB gene encoding glutaminase B, which translates to MAAVIHNEMLDEILAQVRPLIGKGKVADYIPALASVSGNKLGIAICTLDGQRYQAGDATERFSIQSISKVLSLVAAMRQYEGDEIWQRVGKDPSGQPFNSLLQLEIEQGKPRNPFINAGALVVCDMLQSRLSAPRQRMLEIVRQLSGVDDIAYDPVVARSEFEHSARNAAIAWLMKSFGNFHNDVATVLQNYFHYCALKMSCVELAQTFLFLAHQGHAPHLNQPVVSPLQARQINALMATSGMYQNAGEFAWRVGLPAKSGVGGGVVAIVPHEMAIAVWSPELDETGNSLAGVAVLEKLTQRLGRSVY; encoded by the coding sequence GTGGCTGCGGTCATCCATAATGAGATGTTGGACGAGATTCTGGCGCAGGTTCGTCCGTTAATTGGAAAGGGGAAGGTTGCCGACTACATTCCGGCTCTTGCCTCGGTCAGCGGGAATAAACTTGGCATCGCTATCTGCACCCTGGACGGACAGCGATACCAGGCAGGCGATGCAACTGAACGTTTTTCCATTCAGTCCATTTCCAAAGTGCTGAGTCTGGTTGCAGCTATGCGCCAGTATGAAGGTGACGAGATCTGGCAGCGCGTGGGTAAAGATCCTTCCGGCCAGCCTTTTAACTCACTGCTGCAGCTTGAAATCGAACAGGGTAAACCGCGAAATCCCTTTATCAATGCCGGGGCGCTGGTGGTCTGCGACATGTTGCAAAGCCGCCTCAGCGCGCCGCGTCAGCGAATGCTTGAGATTGTTCGCCAGCTTTCAGGCGTAGACGATATCGCCTACGATCCGGTGGTGGCGCGCTCGGAATTTGAACACTCCGCCCGCAATGCCGCCATCGCCTGGCTGATGAAATCCTTCGGCAATTTCCATAATGACGTGGCGACTGTTCTGCAAAATTATTTCCATTACTGCGCCCTGAAAATGAGCTGCGTTGAGCTGGCTCAGACATTCCTGTTCCTGGCGCACCAGGGGCACGCTCCGCATCTTAACCAGCCGGTGGTTTCACCTCTGCAGGCGCGTCAGATTAATGCGCTGATGGCAACCAGCGGGATGTATCAAAACGCTGGCGAGTTTGCCTGGCGCGTCGGCCTCCCGGCAAAATCGGGCGTTGGCGGCGGTGTGGTGGCAATTGTGCCTCATGAAATGGCGATTGCCGTCTGGAGCCCGGAGCTGGATGAAACGGGGAATTCACTTGCCGGTGTGGCGGTTCTGGAAAAACTGACCCAGCGTCTTGGGCGTTCCGTGTACTGA
- a CDS encoding DUF4186 domain-containing protein encodes MPDLDPLFSRLARSTFRSRFRLGDKERQYCWDKGAETIDRHAADFVEKRLAPALPVNDGKQTPMRGHPVFIAQHATATCCRGCLAKWHNIPQGVQLTAQQQHYIVSVIHHWLVLQMNT; translated from the coding sequence ATGCCTGACCTTGACCCTCTCTTTTCCCGCCTGGCGCGATCGACTTTTCGTTCGCGCTTTCGCTTAGGCGATAAGGAAAGACAGTACTGCTGGGACAAAGGTGCCGAAACCATCGATCGGCATGCCGCTGACTTTGTAGAAAAGCGCCTTGCTCCGGCCTTGCCGGTAAATGATGGCAAACAGACACCGATGCGTGGTCACCCGGTGTTTATTGCCCAACATGCTACGGCCACCTGTTGTCGGGGTTGTCTGGCAAAATGGCATAACATTCCGCAGGGTGTTCAGCTTACGGCGCAGCAACAGCATTATATCGTCAGCGTGATCCACCACTGGCTGGTGCTCCAGATGAACACCTAA
- a CDS encoding GGDEF domain-containing protein, with the protein MRSALTAFRLFQPDTPLRNALAIFILTTLFYFVGAELRLIEALSLFWPLNGVMAGIFARYVYLNRLHYYAVSYVAMLTYDAVTTNWGMASVVINLSNMIFIVVVAVLVQRDRRLMKKTPDPLNALRLFNYCLIAALLCALLGAVGSVGIDSHTFWPLFADWFSEQFSTGVLVVPCMLTLRMPLREFRLRLEQLLPVIALIVSVVASVVIGGAGSLSFPLPALIWCAVRYSLPATCLLTFITGATEIILVANSIINIAVATPFTTPMMFSARLGIATMAICPVMVSVSMAAINSLIRQVSLRADYDFLTQVYSRSGLYEALKREETHRHSRFLTVMLLDIDYFKSINDNYGHECGDRVLASFAQQVQEVVGEDGMVARMGGEEFAVVVNSGDAQNGFELAERIRSTVSSHPFTWRQQALHLTVSIGLGSGKAESWQLTEVFNKLMAEADDHLYRSKKAGRNRTSARVSDEQIAATSGSET; encoded by the coding sequence ATGCGTTCTGCTCTTACCGCTTTCAGGCTGTTCCAACCCGATACGCCGCTGCGAAATGCGTTGGCGATTTTTATTCTCACCACCTTATTCTATTTTGTGGGGGCGGAATTACGGCTGATTGAGGCTTTGTCGCTGTTTTGGCCGCTGAATGGCGTCATGGCGGGGATCTTTGCCCGTTATGTCTATCTGAATCGCCTGCATTATTACGCGGTGTCGTATGTTGCTATGCTGACGTACGACGCAGTGACGACCAACTGGGGAATGGCCTCAGTGGTGATTAATCTGTCTAATATGATCTTTATCGTTGTTGTCGCCGTGCTGGTTCAGCGCGACAGACGGTTAATGAAGAAAACCCCAGACCCGCTCAACGCGTTACGTCTGTTTAACTACTGCCTGATTGCCGCGCTGCTTTGTGCGTTGCTCGGTGCGGTGGGGTCAGTGGGGATTGATAGTCACACCTTCTGGCCGCTGTTTGCCGACTGGTTTAGCGAACAATTCTCAACCGGCGTGCTTGTTGTGCCTTGTATGCTCACGTTACGTATGCCCCTGCGTGAATTCAGGTTACGTCTTGAACAGCTCTTGCCGGTGATTGCCTTGATCGTCTCGGTGGTTGCATCGGTGGTGATTGGCGGGGCGGGGAGTCTCTCATTTCCTCTTCCTGCGCTTATCTGGTGTGCGGTTCGCTACTCATTGCCTGCGACCTGTCTGCTGACGTTTATCACGGGCGCGACTGAAATCATTCTGGTCGCCAACTCGATTATTAATATTGCCGTGGCGACGCCGTTTACGACGCCGATGATGTTTTCAGCCCGTCTGGGGATCGCCACAATGGCAATCTGCCCGGTGATGGTATCCGTCAGCATGGCAGCGATTAATTCCCTGATTCGCCAGGTTTCTCTCAGGGCGGATTACGACTTTTTAACGCAGGTTTACTCGCGTTCCGGCCTTTATGAGGCGTTAAAGCGTGAAGAAACGCACCGCCATTCACGTTTTCTGACCGTCATGCTGCTGGATATTGATTACTTCAAAAGCATTAATGATAACTACGGCCATGAGTGCGGTGATCGTGTGCTCGCGTCGTTCGCCCAGCAGGTTCAGGAGGTCGTTGGTGAAGATGGGATGGTGGCGCGAATGGGCGGAGAAGAGTTCGCGGTGGTGGTAAATTCTGGCGACGCACAGAATGGTTTTGAACTGGCTGAGCGTATCCGGTCCACTGTTTCCAGTCACCCTTTTACATGGCGTCAGCAAGCGCTCCATCTGACGGTCAGTATTGGCCTGGGGAGTGGCAAGGCTGAGTCATGGCAGTTGACTGAGGTCTTCAACAAACTGATGGCCGAAGCGGACGATCATCTCTATCGTTCAAAAAAAGCGGGTCGAAATCGTACCAGCGCACGGGTGTCGGACGAGCAAATTGCCGCGACCTCCGGGAGTGAAACATAG